One Streptomyces sp. P9-A2 DNA window includes the following coding sequences:
- a CDS encoding Na+/H+ antiporter subunit E, with protein MTRRENARRVRHHWPMVGWLWLLWILLWGSVGPVVLVGGLLVAVAVVRSFSLPPILPGAVPRPLAIGRLLIDLLTDLVGSGVTVAWQALRYGGKTSAAIVEVPLYVDSDLLITAVAELTTIAPGTLVVEIDRRRQRLYVHTLPVRAETDITRRRKAVQTVERRVARAVGRGRRTGASGDDTSGSVGDLGYSADPGYSTGPGSSDDPDPRDRPDRPDRPDRPDHPDRPDRPDHPDRPDHPDEGNRTP; from the coding sequence TTGACCCGCCGGGAGAACGCCCGCCGAGTCCGGCACCACTGGCCCATGGTCGGATGGCTGTGGCTGCTGTGGATCCTGCTGTGGGGGTCCGTCGGCCCGGTGGTCCTCGTCGGAGGCCTGCTCGTCGCCGTGGCCGTCGTCAGGTCCTTCTCCCTGCCGCCGATCCTTCCCGGGGCCGTGCCCCGGCCACTGGCGATCGGACGCCTGCTGATCGACCTGCTGACGGATCTCGTGGGGTCCGGGGTCACCGTCGCCTGGCAGGCCCTGAGGTACGGAGGCAAGACGTCCGCGGCGATCGTCGAGGTCCCGCTGTACGTCGACAGCGACCTCCTGATCACAGCCGTGGCCGAACTCACGACGATCGCCCCCGGCACGCTGGTGGTGGAGATCGACCGGCGCCGGCAGCGGCTGTACGTCCACACGCTCCCGGTCCGCGCCGAAACCGACATCACCCGCCGCAGAAAGGCGGTGCAGACCGTGGAGCGCAGAGTGGCGCGGGCGGTGGGCCGCGGACGGCGCACCGGAGCGAGCGGAGACGACACCTCCGGGTCCGTCGGCGATCTCGGGTATTCCGCCGATCCCGGGTACTCCACCGGCCCCGGGTCTTCCGATGACCCGGACCCTCGGGACCGTCCGGACCGCCCGGACCGTCCGGACCGCCCGGATCACCCGGACCGCCCGGACCGCCCGGATCACCCGGACCGCCCGGATCACCCGGATGAAGGGAACAGAACCCCATGA
- a CDS encoding Na+/H+ antiporter subunit D, whose translation MTALLLALPVVLPVLCAGVTLLGLPGRAIRVLSALALAGVLADAAALFVLTDTRGPQSVHIGGWPAPLGITLVADRLSALLLTVSVLVTLAVLLFAIGQGTAEKRRSSAEVFHPAYLLLVTGVSLAFLTGDLFNLFVAFEILLAASYVLITLDADGNRTRAGMTYTIISLTSSLLFLTLVGLVYASTGTVTLAQLGPRLAELPDGLRGALALLLLAVLGIKAAIVPLHFWLPDSYPTAPAPITAVFAALLTKVAVYALLRTQTLLFPRSSVWTLLACVAIATMIVGILGALAQDDINRLLSFTLVSHIGFMLFGLALFDTIGLTGTVLYIVHHIVVQAALFLAAALAVRHTGTTGLDSMAQLPPPRPLVAVLFAVPALSLAGIPPFSGFVAKLTLLRAGAWQGGAAAYALAAAALLTSLLTLYAMTRVWTRAFMRQEPHPDHRDAPPPGKPAPDTARRPERRADRYGAGLMNAATVVMVMTSVAVAVCAGPLARVGERAAHELLDPWEYRSAVLTEEDR comes from the coding sequence ATGACCGCACTGCTGCTCGCCCTGCCCGTGGTCCTGCCGGTCCTGTGCGCCGGGGTGACCCTGCTCGGACTGCCCGGCCGGGCGATCCGCGTGCTGAGCGCCCTCGCGCTGGCGGGCGTGCTGGCGGACGCGGCGGCCCTGTTCGTCCTCACCGACACCCGCGGCCCGCAGTCCGTGCACATCGGAGGCTGGCCGGCGCCGCTGGGCATCACGCTCGTCGCCGACCGGCTGTCGGCACTCCTGCTCACCGTGTCCGTCCTGGTGACCCTGGCCGTGCTGCTCTTCGCCATCGGCCAGGGCACCGCGGAGAAGCGCCGGAGCTCGGCGGAGGTCTTCCACCCCGCCTACCTGCTGCTCGTCACCGGGGTCAGCCTGGCCTTCCTCACCGGGGACCTGTTCAACCTCTTCGTCGCCTTCGAGATCCTGCTCGCCGCCTCCTACGTCCTGATCACCCTGGACGCCGACGGGAACCGCACCCGGGCCGGCATGACGTACACGATCATCAGCCTGACGTCCTCCCTGCTGTTCCTCACACTCGTCGGCCTGGTGTACGCGTCCACCGGCACGGTCACCCTGGCCCAGCTCGGGCCGCGGCTCGCCGAACTCCCCGACGGCCTGCGCGGCGCGCTCGCCCTGCTGCTCCTGGCCGTCCTGGGCATCAAGGCGGCGATCGTCCCCCTGCACTTCTGGCTGCCCGACAGCTACCCCACAGCTCCGGCGCCGATCACCGCCGTGTTCGCCGCCCTGCTGACCAAGGTCGCCGTCTACGCCCTGCTGCGCACCCAGACCCTGCTCTTTCCGCGCTCCAGCGTGTGGACCCTGCTGGCCTGCGTGGCGATCGCCACCATGATCGTGGGCATTCTCGGCGCCCTCGCCCAGGACGACATCAACCGGCTGCTGTCCTTCACCCTCGTCAGTCACATCGGCTTCATGCTGTTCGGGCTCGCGCTGTTCGACACGATCGGTCTCACCGGCACGGTCCTGTACATCGTCCACCACATCGTCGTCCAGGCGGCGCTCTTCCTGGCCGCCGCCCTCGCCGTGCGCCACACGGGAACAACGGGCCTGGACAGCATGGCGCAGCTTCCGCCCCCACGGCCGCTGGTGGCCGTGCTGTTCGCGGTCCCCGCTCTGAGCCTGGCCGGGATCCCGCCGTTCTCCGGGTTCGTGGCCAAGCTGACCCTGCTGCGGGCCGGCGCGTGGCAGGGCGGCGCCGCCGCGTACGCCCTCGCCGCGGCCGCCCTGCTCACCAGCCTGCTGACGCTCTACGCCATGACCCGGGTGTGGACCAGGGCCTTCATGAGGCAGGAGCCGCACCCGGACCACCGTGACGCGCCACCGCCGGGGAAGCCGGCCCCCGACACCGCCCGCCGCCCGGAGCGCCGCGCCGACCGGTACGGAGCCGGGCTGATGAACGCCGCCACCGTCGTCATGGTGATGACCAGCGTCGCGGTCGCCGTCTGCGCGGGTCCGCTCGCCCGCGTCGGCGAACGGGCCGCACACGAACTGCTCGATCCGTGGGAGTACCGTTCCGCCGTCCTGACCGAGGAGGACCGTTGA
- a CDS encoding monovalent cation/H+ antiporter complex subunit F, whose product MTALYTATLAVLSAAGLLTLLRLLRGPDALNRIVALDVLLTMIIAGTAVGMVLREDTTPLPVLVVLALLAFTGSVTAAHLIEKREGLR is encoded by the coding sequence ATGACAGCCCTGTACACCGCCACCCTGGCCGTGCTGTCGGCGGCCGGCCTGCTCACCCTGCTGCGCCTCTTGCGCGGTCCGGACGCGCTCAACCGCATCGTGGCGCTGGACGTCCTCCTGACGATGATCATCGCCGGGACCGCCGTGGGCATGGTCCTGCGCGAGGACACCACGCCCCTGCCCGTGCTCGTCGTCCTCGCGCTGCTGGCCTTCACCGGATCGGTGACGGCCGCCCACCTGATCGAGAAGCGGGAAGGCCTGCGGTGA
- a CDS encoding DUF5998 family protein, whose translation MAKTSTTTQGLRAAIERSGYYPALVAEAVEAAVGGEPVRSYLVHQETTFDQNEVRRHVTVLVLTGNRFIVSHTDEQAADTTSPTPYATTSTESVKLGRISSIVVSRVVANPESYKPGTLPREIVLTIGWGAVARLDLEPAACGDPNCEADHGYTGSSTADDLSLRVSEAGDGPETVRQALAFAQALSEATADSAR comes from the coding sequence ATGGCCAAGACCAGTACGACGACCCAGGGGCTGCGGGCGGCGATCGAGCGCAGCGGCTACTACCCGGCCCTCGTGGCCGAGGCGGTGGAGGCCGCCGTGGGCGGCGAGCCCGTCCGGTCGTACCTGGTCCACCAGGAGACGACATTCGACCAGAACGAGGTACGGCGCCATGTGACCGTGCTCGTCCTCACCGGCAACCGCTTCATCGTCAGCCACACCGACGAGCAGGCCGCCGACACCACGTCCCCGACCCCGTACGCCACCACGTCCACGGAGTCGGTCAAGCTCGGCCGGATCTCGTCGATCGTGGTCAGCCGCGTCGTCGCCAACCCGGAGTCGTACAAGCCGGGCACACTGCCCCGCGAGATCGTGCTCACCATCGGCTGGGGCGCGGTCGCCCGCCTCGACCTGGAGCCCGCCGCCTGCGGCGACCCCAACTGCGAGGCCGACCACGGCTACACGGGCAGTTCGACGGCCGACGACCTCAGTCTGCGGGTCAGCGAGGCCGGGGACGGCCCGGAGACGGTGCGTCAGGCGCTCGCCTTCGCGCAGGCCCTCTCCGAGGCGACCGCGGACTCCGCACGCTGA
- a CDS encoding Na+/H+ antiporter subunit A, which translates to MLVLLAAYAVAAVSMPWWEKRLGRAMWAVAALVPLATVAWAGTRAARVLDGGAYEESLYWAPSLGLTVDLRLDALSLLMLWVVAGVGALVLLYCRYSVERDAGRLAALLLAFAGAMTGLVLADNLFVLYVFWELTTVASFLLIAGRGARVEQRRAARQALLVTAAGGLAMLLGFIVLGQEAGTYRVSEILADPPRGGAVPAAVVLVLVGAFTKSAQMPVHGWLPAAMVAPTPVSAFLHAAAMVKAGVYLVARLAPALADVTPWRPMVLGVGLATMVVAAWRALRETDLKLLLAYGTVSELGLLTALLGAGTRTAALAGVVLLLAHAAFKSALFLSVGIVDQQTGTRDIRELSGLGRRLPVLFGVTALAAASMAGLPPLVGFLGKEAALDAFLHGTELAGHYQLTVVLVCGSALTVAFAARFLHGGFGGRPSGTEARTVRSPAPGFVAPVAVLSAAGLVLGVAYPGTAALTTAYADAYPPGAGGPYELSLWHGFTPVLGLSALSLVVGVLIHALLRRGTGPARLPRLPDVQHAYDRVVEGVDRLAVTLTRNTQVGSLPVYLTVLLMTVVAVPGTALVAAAPSLGSPPLWRYSLEPVLAVVMLAAAATVAAARHRLTAILLAGAVGYAAAGLFLVRGAPDLALTQFLVETMTLVVVVLVLRRMPARFDPGRGSVPGRVLRGALAVGVGAVVTCFALAAASARTAPVISTGYLRRAAETGALNVVDAIIVDFRALDTLGEISVVLVAAVGVGSLVRFRDRDAVPVADEEPPAPFPTTHWDEPRQTWLPGAGQRPGGERSVLMEVAIRLLFPSILVLSLFLLFSGHYRPGGGFSGGLVAGLAFVLRYLVGGQADLGAAVRLRPVAIAGTGLVVAAVVALVPLAVGGTPLDSDLVTWHLPLVGEVKWATSLFLDVGVYLLVAGVVLKLLSAVGVSLGRDDAAAVRKGEGSA; encoded by the coding sequence GTGCTGGTCCTGCTGGCCGCCTACGCGGTGGCCGCAGTGTCGATGCCCTGGTGGGAGAAGAGGCTCGGTCGTGCGATGTGGGCCGTGGCGGCCCTGGTGCCGTTGGCGACCGTGGCCTGGGCGGGCACCCGGGCGGCGCGCGTCCTGGACGGCGGCGCCTACGAGGAGTCCCTGTACTGGGCCCCGTCGCTCGGCCTGACGGTCGACCTGCGCCTGGACGCCCTGTCGCTGCTGATGCTGTGGGTGGTGGCCGGCGTCGGAGCCCTGGTGCTCCTGTACTGCCGGTACTCCGTCGAGCGCGACGCCGGCCGGCTGGCCGCCCTGCTGCTGGCCTTCGCCGGGGCGATGACCGGACTGGTGCTGGCGGACAACCTCTTCGTGCTGTACGTCTTCTGGGAGCTGACCACGGTCGCCTCCTTCCTGCTGATCGCGGGCCGCGGGGCGCGGGTGGAGCAGCGGCGGGCCGCCCGTCAGGCCCTGCTGGTGACCGCGGCCGGCGGCCTGGCGATGCTGCTCGGTTTCATCGTGCTGGGCCAGGAGGCCGGCACGTACCGCGTCTCGGAGATCCTCGCCGACCCCCCGCGGGGCGGCGCGGTCCCCGCCGCCGTGGTACTCGTCCTGGTCGGCGCGTTCACCAAGTCCGCGCAGATGCCGGTGCACGGCTGGCTGCCCGCGGCGATGGTCGCCCCCACACCGGTCAGCGCCTTCCTGCACGCGGCGGCGATGGTCAAGGCCGGGGTCTACCTGGTGGCCCGGCTGGCGCCCGCCCTGGCCGACGTGACGCCGTGGCGGCCGATGGTGCTCGGTGTGGGACTCGCCACCATGGTGGTGGCCGCGTGGCGGGCCCTGCGCGAGACCGACCTGAAGCTGCTCCTCGCCTACGGAACCGTCAGCGAACTCGGTCTGCTGACCGCCCTGCTGGGCGCGGGGACACGGACGGCGGCGCTGGCCGGAGTGGTGCTGCTGCTGGCGCACGCGGCGTTCAAGTCGGCGCTGTTCCTGTCCGTCGGGATCGTGGACCAGCAGACGGGCACGCGCGACATCCGGGAGCTGTCGGGACTGGGACGCCGGCTGCCCGTGCTGTTCGGCGTCACGGCACTCGCCGCCGCGTCGATGGCCGGTCTGCCGCCCCTCGTCGGCTTCCTGGGCAAGGAAGCGGCCCTGGACGCGTTCCTGCACGGCACCGAACTCGCCGGCCACTACCAGCTGACGGTGGTGCTCGTGTGCGGCTCCGCGCTGACCGTGGCGTTCGCGGCACGGTTCCTGCACGGCGGCTTCGGCGGGCGGCCATCGGGGACGGAGGCGCGGACCGTGCGGAGCCCGGCACCGGGATTCGTCGCACCGGTGGCCGTGCTGTCCGCGGCGGGCCTGGTGCTGGGCGTGGCGTACCCCGGCACGGCGGCCCTCACCACGGCCTACGCCGACGCCTACCCGCCCGGGGCCGGCGGACCGTACGAACTGTCCCTGTGGCACGGGTTCACGCCGGTGCTCGGCCTGTCGGCGCTGTCGCTCGTCGTCGGTGTGCTGATCCACGCGCTCCTGCGCCGCGGTACCGGGCCCGCCCGTCTGCCGCGCCTGCCCGACGTGCAGCACGCGTACGACCGTGTGGTCGAGGGCGTGGACCGGCTGGCCGTGACGCTGACCCGCAACACCCAGGTCGGCTCGCTGCCCGTCTATCTGACCGTGCTGCTCATGACGGTCGTCGCCGTGCCCGGCACGGCACTCGTGGCGGCGGCCCCGTCCCTGGGGTCACCGCCCCTGTGGCGGTACTCGCTCGAACCGGTCCTGGCCGTGGTGATGCTGGCCGCCGCCGCGACGGTGGCGGCCGCCCGGCACCGGCTCACCGCCATCCTGCTGGCCGGGGCCGTCGGCTACGCGGCGGCAGGCTTGTTCCTGGTGCGGGGAGCCCCGGACCTGGCGCTCACCCAGTTCCTGGTCGAGACGATGACACTGGTCGTCGTGGTGCTGGTGCTGCGCCGGATGCCGGCCCGGTTCGATCCCGGCCGGGGGTCGGTGCCGGGGCGTGTGCTGCGGGGCGCGCTGGCCGTCGGGGTCGGCGCCGTCGTCACCTGCTTCGCGCTGGCGGCGGCCTCCGCGCGTACGGCTCCGGTGATCTCGACCGGGTACCTGCGCCGAGCGGCGGAGACCGGGGCCCTCAACGTCGTCGACGCGATCATCGTCGACTTCCGGGCCCTGGACACGCTGGGCGAGATCTCGGTCGTGCTCGTGGCGGCGGTCGGAGTGGGCAGCCTGGTCCGGTTCCGCGACCGCGACGCGGTACCGGTCGCCGACGAGGAGCCGCCCGCCCCGTTCCCCACGACGCACTGGGACGAGCCCCGGCAGACCTGGCTGCCGGGAGCCGGCCAACGCCCCGGCGGCGAGCGCTCGGTGCTGATGGAAGTGGCCATCCGGCTGCTCTTCCCCTCGATCCTGGTGCTCTCGCTGTTCCTGCTGTTCTCCGGCCACTACCGCCCGGGCGGAGGATTCTCCGGCGGCCTGGTGGCGGGGCTGGCGTTCGTCCTGCGCTACCTCGTCGGAGGACAGGCCGACCTCGGCGCCGCTGTACGCCTGCGCCCGGTCGCGATCGCGGGCACGGGCCTGGTGGTCGCGGCGGTCGTGGCCCTCGTACCGCTCGCCGTCGGCGGTACGCCGCTGGACAGCGACCTGGTGACGTGGCACCTGCCGCTGGTGGGCGAGGTGAAGTGGGCGACCAGTCTGTTCCTCGATGTCGGCGTCTATCTGCTCGTGGCCGGTGTCGTCCTCAAGCTCCTGTCGGCGGTGGGCGTCTCGCTGGGCCGGGACGACGCGGCGGCGGTCCGGAAGGGGGAGGGATCCGCTTGA
- a CDS encoding alkaline phosphatase family protein, giving the protein MPHTSPIPHTPPPVPSPHTPPSPHTPPSPHTLGWGDVHPEHLAPDSAPLPEYGTGSLADLLPTLAAGMGVPGTTGTIPELTPADRNCVFLIDGLGWEQLKAHPEEAPFMASLTAASRGGTGRPITTGYPATTATSLASVGTGLPPGAHGLPGYTVRNPDTGELMNQLRWQPWTRPDTWQPHPTVFQLAHRAGVHTAQVSSPAFANTPLTKVALSGGTFHGRLSGEERMDLAAAQLAAADRSLVYTYYAEVDGAGHRFGVDSDTWRGQLMYVDRLVQRLAEQLPPRSALYVTADHGMIDVPFDDEHRIDFDHDWELSAGVALLGGEGRARHVYAVPGAAADVLTCWREVLGEQFWVASRDEAIDAGWFGPRIEDRVYHRIGDVVAAARDDVLVIASEREPKESAMVGNHGSLTPAEQLVPLLEVRS; this is encoded by the coding sequence ATGCCGCACACCTCCCCGATCCCGCACACCCCGCCCCCCGTGCCGTCCCCGCACACCCCGCCGTCCCCGCACACCCCGCCGTCCCCGCACACCCTCGGTTGGGGGGACGTCCACCCGGAGCACCTCGCCCCGGACTCCGCCCCCCTGCCCGAGTACGGCACCGGCTCGCTGGCCGACCTGCTGCCCACCCTCGCCGCCGGCATGGGCGTCCCCGGCACCACCGGCACGATTCCGGAGCTCACCCCCGCCGACCGCAACTGCGTTTTCCTGATCGACGGCCTCGGCTGGGAGCAGCTGAAGGCGCACCCGGAGGAAGCCCCGTTCATGGCGTCCCTGACGGCCGCCTCGCGCGGCGGCACCGGACGGCCGATCACCACGGGCTACCCGGCCACCACCGCCACCTCCCTGGCCTCCGTCGGCACCGGCTTGCCGCCCGGCGCGCACGGCCTGCCCGGCTACACCGTGCGCAACCCGGACACCGGCGAACTGATGAACCAGCTGCGCTGGCAGCCCTGGACCCGGCCCGACACCTGGCAGCCCCACCCCACCGTCTTCCAACTGGCCCACCGGGCGGGGGTGCACACCGCCCAGGTGTCCTCACCCGCCTTCGCGAACACCCCCCTGACCAAGGTCGCGCTCAGCGGCGGCACCTTCCACGGGCGGCTGTCCGGCGAGGAGCGCATGGACCTCGCGGCCGCCCAACTGGCCGCCGCCGACCGCTCCCTGGTCTACACGTACTACGCCGAGGTCGACGGCGCGGGCCACCGCTTCGGCGTCGACTCCGACACCTGGCGCGGCCAACTCATGTACGTCGACCGCCTGGTCCAGCGGCTGGCCGAACAGCTCCCGCCGCGCAGCGCGCTCTACGTCACCGCCGACCACGGGATGATCGACGTGCCCTTCGACGACGAGCACCGCATCGACTTCGACCACGACTGGGAGCTGAGCGCCGGAGTCGCCCTGCTCGGCGGCGAGGGCCGCGCCCGCCACGTCTACGCGGTCCCGGGCGCCGCGGCGGACGTCCTGACCTGCTGGCGCGAGGTGCTCGGCGAGCAGTTCTGGGTGGCCTCGCGGGACGAGGCGATCGACGCGGGCTGGTTCGGCCCCCGGATCGAGGACCGCGTGTACCACCGGATCGGCGACGTGGTCGCCGCCGCCCGCGACGACGTGCTGGTCATCGCCTCCGAGCGGGAGCCCAAGGAATCGGCGATGGTCGGCAACCACGGCTCGCTGACCCCTGCCGAACAACTGGTCCCCCTGCTCGAAGTACGCTCCTGA
- a CDS encoding thymidine kinase yields the protein MPELVFFSGTMDCGKSTLALQIEHNRSARGLVGMIFTRNDRAGEGKLSSRLGLVTDAVEVGERADLYAHLVDHLSRGRRADYVIADEAQFLGPEQIDQLARVVDDLDLDVYAFGITTDFRSKLFPGSQRLVELADRVEVLQVEALCWCGARATHNARTVGGVMVVEGAQVVVGDVTDSADEVGYEVLCRRHHRRRMTASTARAAALSPDVLPVSSA from the coding sequence ATGCCCGAACTGGTGTTCTTCTCCGGAACGATGGACTGCGGGAAGTCGACGCTGGCCCTCCAGATCGAGCACAACCGTTCGGCGCGCGGCCTGGTGGGCATGATCTTCACCCGCAACGACCGGGCGGGCGAGGGCAAGCTGTCCTCCCGCCTCGGCCTGGTCACGGACGCGGTGGAGGTGGGGGAGCGCGCGGACCTGTACGCCCACCTCGTCGACCATCTCTCGCGGGGCCGGCGCGCGGACTACGTGATCGCGGACGAGGCGCAGTTCCTGGGGCCGGAGCAGATCGACCAGCTCGCCCGCGTGGTGGACGACCTGGACCTCGACGTCTACGCCTTCGGCATCACCACCGACTTCCGTTCCAAGCTGTTCCCCGGTTCCCAGCGGCTGGTGGAGCTCGCCGACCGGGTGGAGGTGCTCCAGGTCGAGGCCCTGTGCTGGTGCGGCGCCCGAGCCACCCACAACGCGCGCACGGTCGGCGGGGTCATGGTCGTCGAGGGCGCCCAGGTGGTCGTCGGCGACGTCACCGACTCCGCGGACGAGGTCGGCTACGAGGTCCTGTGCCGACGCCATCACCGCCGCCGTATGACAGCCTCGACCGCCCGTGCGGCCGCTCTGTCGCCGGACGTGCTCCCGGTGTCGTCCGCCTGA
- the mnhG gene encoding monovalent cation/H(+) antiporter subunit G, whose product MTVVSDVITAVLLPTGAVFCLLGALGLLRFPDIISRLHAAAKAQTLGLMLILVGTAVQLPLRYAPVLLLVVLFQLLTAPITSQIVGRTAYRVQALDRGALFRDELADRLARDGTPVDEQPPYEDADQ is encoded by the coding sequence GTGACCGTGGTGTCCGACGTGATCACCGCCGTCCTGCTCCCGACCGGCGCGGTCTTCTGCCTGCTCGGCGCCCTGGGTCTGCTCCGCTTCCCGGACATCATCAGCCGCCTGCACGCGGCCGCCAAGGCCCAGACCCTCGGCCTGATGCTCATCCTGGTGGGAACCGCCGTGCAGCTGCCCCTGCGCTACGCGCCGGTGCTGTTGCTCGTCGTTCTGTTCCAGCTGCTCACCGCGCCGATCACCAGCCAGATCGTCGGCCGCACCGCCTACCGCGTCCAGGCCCTCGACCGCGGCGCGCTGTTCCGGGACGAACTCGCCGACCGCCTCGCGCGGGACGGCACTCCGGTGGACGAGCAGCCGCCGTACGAGGACGCGGACCAGTGA
- a CDS encoding Na(+)/H(+) antiporter subunit C, whose protein sequence is MTGAVDNTVNTLDVTMAVVVGGLFTIGFHLMLQRSLMRIVLGFILLGHGTNMLLLVAGGTPGRPPVLEGRPVDPAEPADPLPQAMALTSIVITFGLTAFLMALAYRSWRLSGSDEVRDDVEDRRIDFALQRAGTDEAIGPPEKTDGDALGAAADPGGGSDPGGEGGPSGEGDPGGGSVTGGEGDPGGGGAPGGEGAPGGGSAPGGGSALGGGSDPGGGGAPGGEGAPGGGSAPGGGGAPGGEGAPGGEGAPGGEGAPGGEGAPGGEGAPGGEGALGGGSDGSEPDHRDDDGTAPGGHR, encoded by the coding sequence ATGACCGGCGCGGTGGACAACACGGTGAACACCCTCGACGTGACGATGGCCGTCGTGGTCGGCGGCCTGTTCACGATCGGCTTCCACCTCATGCTGCAACGGTCCCTGATGCGGATCGTCCTCGGCTTCATCCTCCTGGGCCACGGCACCAACATGCTGCTCCTGGTCGCCGGAGGCACCCCCGGCCGGCCCCCGGTACTGGAGGGGCGGCCGGTGGACCCGGCGGAGCCCGCCGATCCGCTGCCCCAGGCCATGGCGCTGACGTCGATCGTCATCACATTCGGTCTCACGGCGTTCCTGATGGCCCTCGCCTACCGTTCCTGGCGGCTGTCCGGCAGCGACGAGGTACGCGACGACGTGGAGGACCGGCGCATCGACTTCGCCCTCCAGCGTGCCGGGACCGACGAGGCGATCGGCCCGCCCGAAAAAACCGACGGCGACGCCCTCGGGGCCGCTGCCGACCCAGGCGGCGGCAGTGACCCCGGTGGCGAGGGCGGCCCCAGTGGTGAGGGCGATCCCGGTGGTGGCAGCGTCACTGGGGGTGAGGGCGACCCTGGTGGCGGCGGCGCACCCGGTGGCGAGGGCGCACCCGGGGGTGGGAGCGCACCTGGTGGCGGCAGCGCACTCGGGGGTGGGAGCGACCCTGGTGGCGGCGGCGCACCCGGTGGCGAGGGCGCACCCGGGGGTGGGAGCGCACCTGGTGGCGGCGGCGCACCCGGCGGCGAGGGCGCACCCGGTGGCGAGGGCGCACCCGGTGGCGAGGGCGCACCCGGCGGCGAGGGCGCACCCGGTGGCGAGGGCGCACCCGGTGGCGAGGGCGCACTCGGGGGTGGGAGCGACGGCAGTGAACCGGACCACCGGGACGACGACGGCACCGCTCCGGGGGGACACCGATGA